The DNA segment CTCCAAGCTGCTCCAGCTGATCACTGCTACGCCGGACCTGGAGACGTGGCCTGTGATTTCTGCACTGGGAGAAAACTGAAAGCTCTGAAgtcctgtctgcagtgtctgGTCTCTTACTGTGAGCAGCACCTCCAGCCTCACTATGAATCTCCTGcctttgaaaaacacaaactggtCGATCCCTCCAAGAAGCTTCAGGAGAACGTCTGCTCTCATCACGGTGTGGTGATGAAGATTTTCTGCCGCACAGATCAGCAGTGTATCTGTTATTTCTGCTCCGTGGATGAACATAAACACCACAACACAGTTTTAGCCTCAGCAGAACGGACTGAGAGGCAGGGAGAGCTGGGAACGACTCGTCAAAAGATCCAGCAGAGaatccaggacagagagaaagatgtgaaggagctTCAGCAGGAGTTGGAGGCTATCAATCGCTCTGCTGATAAAGCTGCGAAGAGCACGGAGAAGATCTTCGCTCAGCTGGTCCGTCTTATCAAGAACAGAAGCTCTGACGTGAAGCAGTGGATCAGATCCCGGCAGAAGAACAAAGTTGGCCGGGTCAAAGAGCttcaggagaagctgcagcaggaaatcaccgagctgaggaggagagacgcCGAGCTGGGGCAGCTTTCACGCACAGAGGACCACACCAAGTTTCTACACAGCTACCCCTCACTGGCTTGTCTTAGTGAATCTACAAACACACCCAGCGTCAATAACAGCCCTCTGAGGTACTTTGAGGATGTGATGGCGGCTGTGTCGGACGTTAGAGATAAACTACAGGACATCCTTAGCGAGGTATGGACCAAGATCTCGCTGACAGAGGCTGAAGTTGATGTTTTACTGCCTCAACCAGAGCCCAAGACCAGAACGGAGTTCTTACAATATTCACAACAGATCACACTGGATccaaacactgcaaacatgCAGCTGCTACTATCCGATGGGAACAGAAAAGCAACAgtgatgagagaaaaacaaccataTTCAAGTCATCCAGACAGATTCACTGACATGTTTCAGGTTCTGAGCAGCGACGCTCTGAGCGGACGTCACTACTGGGAGGTGGAGAGAAGCAGATGTGAGGTTTCGGTCGCAGTCACGTACAAGGACATCGGCAGAACGGGATATGAAAGTGGATTTGGAAATGACGACAAGTCCTGGGCTTTGGAGTGCTTCAACAGCAGTTATGAATTCAGACATAAAAGTACTGTTACATTCATCTCAGGCCCTCAATCCTCCAAAATAGGAGTGTACCTGGATCACAGAGCAGGtattctgtccttctacagcGTCTCTGAAACCATGagtctcctccacagagtccagaccacaTTCACTCAGCCACTCCATCAGGGACTTGGTGTTTTTGGTATGTACGGTGACGGATTTGCTGCTGAGTTCGTAAGCTTGAGTCGACAAAAGTAAAAGAGGCAAAGGTGACTCTACAGCAATTTAATTACAGgaattactttttctttttaatttgatCTGACCATGTGATTTATGATTTACCAGAATCATATAACCATTAACTTAACATAAAACCACACGAATGCGTCTTTTAACAGACGTTGTGGTTTTGGCTCCTGAGGTTATTCAGGGGATTTCTGCAGAGTTTGGATATTAAAGTTGTTCCTCTTCCTTTTGCAGGAAACCTCAGGGTAATGTTACGTAGTAGAAAATATCACAAGTTTTctcattaaatgaaataatcataattagtttttattatttttttaatgatttactTGACTCTGAATCCTGATTAATATCAttataaatacagttttgattatgggaaaaaaaacatcagtaaatacaTGGTTGCATTTACAGTCAGTCAAGACACAATCAGAGTCCACATGTGGTTTATTTCAAGCTTCACAAAACTTACTCCATCAGTGAAGgttcagatttgtttttcttcacactAATAAACTCTCTTTTTACTATGTTTTATTAGTTTCAGGTACAAACTTCATATTTGAAGggcactttttattttattttttacagttgctcagtgatttaaattgcttcaaacatttaaaactgtttattcttactgtgtctctttattttatgtgaacatttgcacttttatttttgattacagtgacattttttatgattttgttttttatatcaCTCTgatttgtgattattttgtaAAACTATGATAGACATCACTTTCTAAATTAACATAATAATATCAGTTTGGTTTCATTGGGTTCATTAGGGACTCCACACTCGGTCTTTTCTTCACTTCACTCTTTATCTGCACATTACAAAACAATTAGTTTCAGGTGCAGAGTTTGTATCTAAAGGGCTGTTTGCACTTACTACATTCATTTGTatgtatgatttttaaaaatgtgtctacCCTTATagtgtttctttattttatgtgaacatttgcactttcattttcaattaCAGTAAcaatttttgtgatttttttaaatgatcgCTGTATCACAGAAATCACTTTGCAAATAAACTTTATATTGGCCGTTTGGCTTCCTTGACTGTGATGTTCACTGGGGATTGAACTTTGTaacaaactcaaactgaaaatcATAAGTTTATGGTTTCTACCTGATTGatgtattaattcattttattaaaatagaatcactgtttatttaaaaataccTTATTTTACTGAGTTAATCTCATGGTAAACGTGAATAAATCTATataaacacagtaacacagacgTTCGCAATTCAATTAAAATGTATccaattaattatttaatttaaaaaaaagatttaaaatatttttactacGCTCCGAAGGTAAGTGGAACGTTTGTCGGTGTAGGAAGCGGCTGCACCAAGACGGAATGTTTTGGTGTGGCACGTCAGAACGCGGAAGTGAAGCgctgcttctgtttgtgtttatgtttctcgCCTTCGCCCGGATAGAAAACGCCATTTAACAGAAACTATGGCGGTGAGCGCCGTTCACCTGGAGTCAGACGCCTTCCTGGTGTGCATGAATCACGCCCTGAgcacagagaaggaggaggtgatgggTTTGTGCATCGGAGAGGTGGAAATCACCCGGATCGTCCACATCCACTCCGTCATCATCCTCCGCCGCTCGGACAAGAGGAAGGACCGGGTGGAGATCTCCCCGGAGCAGCTGTCAGCGGCCTCCACGGAGGCGGAGAGGCTGGCGGACATGACGGGCAGGCCGATGCGGGTGGTGGGCTGGTACCACTCCCACCCGCACATCACCGTGTGGCCGTCCCACGTCGACGTGCGGACCCAGGCCATGTACCAGATGCTGGATCAGTGCTTCGTGGGCCTCATCTTTTCCTGCTTCATCGAGGATAAGAACACCAAGACGGGCCGGGTGCTGTACACCTGCTTCCAGTCCGTGCAGGCGCAGAAGGGCTCCGAGTACGAGCGGGTGGAGATCCCCATCCACGTCGTGCCCCGCGAAGCCATCGGCAAGGTGTGCCTGGAGTCGGCCGTGGAGCTGCCGCGGATCCTGTGCCAGGAGGAGCAGGACACGTACCGCAAGATCCACAGCCTGGCGCACCTGGACCCCGTCACCAAGATCCACAACGGCTCGGTGTTCACCAAGAACCTGTGCAGCCAGATGTCGGCGGTGAGCGGGCCGCTGCTGCAGTGGCTGGAGGACCGGCTGGAGCAGAACAAGCAGAGCATcgtggagctgcagcaggagaaggagaggctgctgcaggagctggCTGCTCTGTGAGCCCGGGAGGAcgtggagggtggagggggacAGTCCAGAGACCACTGTCAGTCCTGTATCTGTTGTTGGACCCAGTGGGTTTGGTGTTTTGGGCTTCCttacagttttatttcctcGAtcaattgtttggtctataaaagaTTCCATGTCCAATAATCTACAACAGGTTCATCCTCACTTTTGAGAGGCTGCAACCAGAACAATGTTGACA comes from the Lates calcarifer isolate ASB-BC8 linkage group LG9, TLL_Latcal_v3, whole genome shotgun sequence genome and includes:
- the LOC108901126 gene encoding E3 ubiquitin/ISG15 ligase TRIM25-like, which encodes MAQQQNLMDRKKLCCSICLDLLKDPVTIPCGHNYCMNCISSHWDEEDQRVHSCPQCRQTFSPRPVLVKNTMLADLVEELKKTGLQAAPADHCYAGPGDVACDFCTGRKLKALKSCLQCLVSYCEQHLQPHYESPAFEKHKLVDPSKKLQENVCSHHGVVMKIFCRTDQQCICYFCSVDEHKHHNTVLASAERTERQGELGTTRQKIQQRIQDREKDVKELQQELEAINRSADKAAKSTEKIFAQLVRLIKNRSSDVKQWIRSRQKNKVGRVKELQEKLQQEITELRRRDAELGQLSRTEDHTKFLHSYPSLACLSESTNTPSVNNSPLRYFEDVMAAVSDVRDKLQDILSEVWTKISLTEAEVDVLLPQPEPKTRTEFLQYSQQITLDPNTANMQLLLSDGNRKATVMREKQPYSSHPDRFTDMFQVLSSDALSGRHYWEVERSRCEVSVAVTYKDIGRTGYESGFGNDDKSWALECFNSSYEFRHKSTVTFISGPQSSKIGVYLDHRAGILSFYSVSETMSLLHRVQTTFTQPLHQGLGVFGMYGDGFAAEFVSLSRQK
- the LOC108901128 gene encoding lys-63-specific deubiquitinase BRCC36 gives rise to the protein MAVSAVHLESDAFLVCMNHALSTEKEEVMGLCIGEVEITRIVHIHSVIILRRSDKRKDRVEISPEQLSAASTEAERLADMTGRPMRVVGWYHSHPHITVWPSHVDVRTQAMYQMLDQCFVGLIFSCFIEDKNTKTGRVLYTCFQSVQAQKGSEYERVEIPIHVVPREAIGKVCLESAVELPRILCQEEQDTYRKIHSLAHLDPVTKIHNGSVFTKNLCSQMSAVSGPLLQWLEDRLEQNKQSIVELQQEKERLLQELAAL